ACCTGACGATAAAAGGGCTGTTTTACTTGCTGCTACGGCTGTTCATGATTTGAATAAACTTGATCCTCACGAGCGCAAAGTTAAAACTTTAGCTAGAGATCGCGAGTTTCTAGAAAATGAATTTTACAGAGTAGGTGTTTCTAGTCTCATTAAAAATGATGACGATTTGGAATTAGCTCGAAAATTGATTGAGCGTCACTCTGGACATAATGCTAGTGATGGGGCGCTATTTTTGCCTGAAGATCCCATAATTAGGAGAATCGCAGCAATTCTCATCGCCGCAGATTTGTTTGACTTGGGTATTGCTGAAAAAGAGCGCTTTCGGAAAATTGAGAATGAGTTGACGGTTGCTTTTGGTAGACCTAGCAAATTATTTAAGGTAAGCGTTTCTCAGGATCGAGGTTATATTACAGCTTTACTTTTAAGCGCTTGCGAAGAAGTTCTTGCAGAGAAAGGACTAACAACTTTATCGATATTTCCCGACCACATTATTTTTGAAGGTAGAACTTTTCCCACTGGCGATCTAACTACAGAAATAGCAGCTTGTTGGCAATTTAAAATTGATAGCGTTTTTGGTGGGAATATCGATCAATTAGTCAAAGCCACTAAGGACGGCATTAAAATTTCGACTCATGCGGTACAACATAATCTAGATGAGGTTTTGGGCGTTGTACTGGCACATCTAGAGAAGAAAAAAGCAGGGTTTAAGTTAGATAAAGTTCAAACTGATGTCAAAAAATGGGGTGGTGAGAAAGCTGGAGAAGAAGCTCTTACCGAAGCGGCTAATGTTGGCTTATTACCTGTAAGTAATGCAGAAGAGTTTGGATTGTCGGAAGCTTTAAAGTCTGCATATTTAAGCTATCGACAAGTTGAACCAGAACTTTCTCCATCGCAAGTATGGGATGCGATCGCTAAGCATACGGGTTTATCTGAAGTTCAAAGACTTGCATTAGAGCCGTTTGATGCTCAATATGCCCGATCACTATTTGCAGCTAAAGCAGTTACAACTGGCATAGATGGGGCGATCTCAGCACTTCGAGATTCTTTAGAGTTGCGAAAAAATAGTCTTCAGGAGCAGAAAGGCTCTGATGTTTCCGAAGAGATTATTGATGCTGTTAATCGAACTCTCAACTGGCAAGCGACAAGCATTCTCAAGGGAGGTGAAGAATTAGATGCTTATATAAATGCAAATCCAAGGCAAAGATGCTCTTTAGGTTCTACCTATGGCGAAACCGATAATTTATCTGCACCAACAATGCCCATTGGTACTAAAGTTCAAGTTTTCTCTAATCGTTTACCCGGGGGAATGAGTAGCGATCCAACCAGACAAGCCGATCCCATGACTTCTTTGGGCTATCAGTTAATGAATGTGGGCGCATTTTTCCCTGCGGTTAAAAAAGATCCGCCGTTCTATTTACATTTAGCCTTACCTCAAGGATCGTGTCCAGAATTGTTGAGAATTTGGAGAGAATGGATTAGAGAACAAGCGGCAACAAATACAGAAGGAGGAACAGTTAATGTAGATGAACTGAAACTTTATCGTGATAATGAGATCGAGTTTAAATCAAATAAAGTTGTTGGATTTGCATTCCCGAAACGACCTGATTTCGTACATACAAGCATAGTTTTACCTCTAACTTGGGGTGATACCAACGCATCTCTAGCAATACTTAAATCCCTAAGATTAGCCCTAGAAATTTCTCTGGCTCCTGATTTTGGCTTTCCATTTGTACTGAGTTCGGGTATGCAAGTGGAAACATTGCATGATGGATTTGGACGAGTGGAAGGTATACCAAGCTCCTTTGGTGGATTACTCGGATCGGGAAATTACACCTATGAGGAGGCTTTAGAAATACGCGATCGCTTGAGATGTCTAGGAAAATTAGCCTTAGCTGTCTCAAGTCTAAATAAACTTGACGATTGCTTGTATGACTTAGCGCGTGCTACAGCACAGCCATTTAGTCTCTACTATGTGCTGCTGCGTTGGATTTTACGAGAGCAGGACGAACCAAATTGGGCATTCAATTGGGATCGGATTCGTCAACCTTTAAACCTTTTAATGGAGAGCCTTATGCCTGACAATAACGCATTAACACATTATCTAAAAGAAGCAACATTTCTTGCCGCAGAAGGGAATTTATGGGGAAGTTCTAATGATAAAAGAACTTCGCTGGTTGAACCTTTTGCTGCAATGGTATCAGCAATTCGTGGGTTGAAATCATATATGCCTCTAGATGTAGTGTTTGCTGCTCTTGTACAGAGCTATCACACACGTCTTGATCGCATTCGAGATTTTCAAGTTGGTTTAACTAAGCTTGAGCAACTCAAGAATTATTATGCTGTTTTGAGATCGCTTTATGAGGATGTCTATCAGGCTAGACCTGAGAAGTTTCTTGCTGATCAGAAAACACTAGAAGCTGCTTATCTATTCTTCTTGCAAGAAGCTAGGCGCAATAAAAAGGCAAAGACTGAGAACGAAAACAATACCACAACTATATAAAGGAGATTTCCATGTCTGTTGATAAACTTTCTAAATTTTTTGCTACCACTTACGAGAACTTTCCAAAAGGTCGCACCATTGGCTTAGTTGTGTTGAGGACTACGCTATCTGAAACAATTTTTCGTACAGAAGGTACTGGGGAGCCAATCTGCCGTGAGTTTGTTCAAGCAGGAGAAACTGACCCTAGTATTATTCAGCGTCTTGTCATGACGAAACGCAAACAAGTCGCGCCCGAACGTCGCAAAGGTCGAGAATTTCTTCGGGCTGAGTCTCTTCTGTATCCAAGTAAAGATGGTACTTTCTGCTCTCTAAATACGAATGCTCCCTGTGAGATGTGCGTAGATTGCTTCCTATATGGATTTGCTGCGGGTGGTGGTGGAGCGCAAAAGAGCCGAATCTGGACTGAAGATGCTTTTAGCTTGCTGCCAGCGTCCGATCTAATTGGCGATCGCACCATCAACGCAATCTATGAAACTGGCACAATGCGAGATGAGAACAATAAAGCTTCAACTGCATTAAATACCAGCGAATACATTAAGCCCAGTGTACATTTTCTAGATGTAGTCACGCTCAAAGATGTTACTGCGGATGAGATGCGCTACATTGTCGGCAATATCTTGTTAACCAGTCGCTATGGCGCTGTATCTAGCCGTGTTGGTCGCATGGAAAATCAGATTCTTGGCATTTTTGGCGGCATTGCCGAGTTACCAAGTTCTTTAGAGTTGGTGCAGTCGGTTCATGATGCGTTTACAGCTTCAGGTAAAGCCCTTGAGCATCCCTTGGAAACACAAGCGATCGCTGATGTCACCAAGCAAGTTATCTCTGATTGGATAAATAAACGAGGTGTCTCGGTGAAACTATCTGATGCAGAAGTATCTGAACTCATTGCCGATGTCGATCGCCACTGGTCAGAAGATGAGCGTGCAACCTTCTTGAAACGTCTTGATTCTTCTTACGAAACATTCCGTAAAGTTCCTGAGGAGAAAAAAGCCAAAGGTAAAGGCAAGGCTAAAGACACTGAAGCAGGAGGCTAAACCATGCCTCGCAATGCAAATGAACAGTTAAGCTTACTGACTAAACCAGAAACACCTGTTATTAACTTCCAAAAAGCTCGACTTATTGAGCTATGGTGCGCCGAGCCGATCTTCTTTTCTTCTAGAGAATTGTCGGACTGTTACTACACAGAAGGAGTAATTGGTAATTATGCCCTTGCCTATGCGTTAGGCTGGGCGCGATCGCCCTATCGCTTGACGGGAACAAGCACAGGTAAACCAACTTATCGCGAAGACTTAACTCCCTTAGCCCATGAGTGTTATGTCTTGCCAGCATGGTCAGCCGATGGCAACGTGAAGTTTCGGTTTGAGCGTTTCAATGCTCTTTCTGATTCTTATTGGTATGCAATGACAAACAATCGAGTCGCTACTTCACGGGAAGATTTACCGCTATGGCGACAAGGACAAAAAATTAGTTCATTTCGTCCCAGTAACTTTCCCCAAACTGGAAGACTACGTTTAATTGATCGCGGTAATTACTTTCATACATTGATTTTTGGCGATCGCGAGTTACCCGAATATATTCGTGTTGGTAAGTTTATGAGCAAAGTCAGAGTGCGTATTCTCGATGAATATGCAGTGAGCTATTTGCCCGGTGGTGAGCATTCTTGCCAAACGCTTTTAAACACTGCTGATCTGCCTAAAAATTTATCGCTATTATCCTTTGACTTGCTTTCCATTCCTCCTGTCTCGCTAATCAGAAACCTTGTGTTTCAGGGTGCGGCTTGGCGGATGGGTGATTACACAATTCCTGCAAATTCTCACTTTTTAGGAGGGAGTGCTTAAAATGTCTAGCTCCATCACAATTGAACTTGAGCCTAAAAGCATTGCTAGTTGCGAACCTCCCGAAGAGTTAAAATTTTTAGGGCATACTTTGCAGCATCAAGTAGATGTATTTGAGAAGTCCCGCGATCATGACATCATCATGGATCTTGCGCCTACAGGGACAGGTAAAACCAAAGCAAGTTTATCTGTATTACTACACAATCACGATCGCAGTGCTATTTACATCGCACCGACTAACGCGCTTGTAGAACAGCAGACAGAAGCAGCCAAGCAATTTGTAAAAGATGCAGGGCTTAATCATTTTGTGATTGCGGCATCTGCTAAGGAAGTCCGTGCATGGTCAAATGATCGCGTGGGTTCTCGCCCAGGGGAAAAAATCTATAACTTGCTTCGCAACCCTGCAATATTTTTTCCTGAGCTAGAAGAGTATAGACCGATTCTCTTAGTCACAAACCCCGATCTGTTTTACTATGCAACTTTTTTTTGCTACAACAGATTAGATCGAGTCAACCTAGCCAGCAGTTTCTACAACCAATTTGCAACAGTTATTATTGATGAATTTCATCTTTATAACTCCAAGCAGCTTGTAAGTTTATTTTTCTATCTATCTTTCTCAAAAGTTTTTAAGTTTTTTGATGATGGCAGAAAAATTGTCTTATTGACAGCCACGCCCGAAAAAGTTTGTGAACTGGCTTTGATTAAGCTTGAGTCTCAAGGTGTAAAAATCGCAAAGATAGGTGGCGAAGAAATTACTGATAAAATGCTTCCTTCTCAAACATCTGTAAACTTGGAGATAAGACCACAATCTGATCGTGATGTCCTTCTAGATGAAATTGCTAATGAGGTTGCTGAGCGTTTTAACAAGCATCCTGATCGCAACGGAGCAATTATTCTGGATTCTCTAGACCATATTAATCGGCTCAAAGATCGTCTCCGTCAAAAGGGTTTAAATAATTTCTCAGGTAGGATTACAGGTGCAATAAAAGACAAAAGAGATCGTAAAGAATCAGCACAATTGCCCATTATTCTAGCGACTAGCACAGTTGATGTCGGGTTTAACTTTGAGCGCAATATAGATCTTGATCGCCAGAATTTAGATTGGTTAATCTTTTCAGTCCGTGATCGTGCAGCATTTTGGCAAAGAATCGGACGAGTCGGACGTGTTTTGGGGAAAACTAAAACTAATATTCCCTCTGACGCGATCGCTTATTTACCTGAAGCTGCGTGGGAACAGGGAATTGCTGATCTTAACTGTAACGGTGGGCGCTCTGCCCTATGGCAAAAGTTAGAAGAGTTGCCATGCCTTGAAAAGCCATTCTTGCAATTTTACTGGCAATCTGAAGCATTCCTAGAAATAGCTAGACCTTTACTAGAAATAGAGGAAAAACTCGAAAATCTACCAGAAGCAAATCTCATACCTCAATTATTCGAGACTATGAGATCGGTTCTTGGAGGCAAACGCACTTGGGCAGAGCGCCGTTATCGCATGATTGTGTTAAGGGCTTCAGAACAAATCGCTAGAGAAAATTCCCCGAAAGCAATTCAAGAGAAATGGAGGCATATCAAAGGTGGAAGCGCTTTCATCAAAAAATTCTTACAAACTCAACATCCTGAAAAATACAATGAACTTGAAGCAGGTTCTGTAACAATAGGAGAATGGGAGAAAGAGTTTCAAGAATATGAAGATGCAGCTACTGAACTAAAGGAATTTGCTGAATTTTGGAGTAAAAGCTATGCTCCTCTATTTCAATTTCGAGAAGGGCTATTTGAAAATTTAAGAATTAGCGATCCTCATAACTTAATCTTAGATTTTTCGGAAGAGACAGACATCGATCCAATTCATTTACTAAGACATTATGAGTTTGATTCAAGAGGGTCTGAAATTGAAATAACTAAACGGGCTAATCCACCATATACAATTAGCTTCAGTTGGAGATTTCACGGATCGAGACAAGATTTCCTACAAACTCAGATTAACAAGTTAACTGTTCTTAAAAACTGTAAAATTCAGCGGACTCTTGATTGCAATATTCGTCCAACACCATTACTAAAATCCCTAGAAAAAGATCTACTTTCAGGAGTAATAATTTGCCCTATAGCAAGTCATGTTGCTTATTTCAAACTAAGAAAGATGGGAATCATGTCTTACCCTATTACAGTTAAAGGCAATGACTTTGAGAAAGAATACGCCTTTTTGCCAGCCCTATCAGGGATTTTAACTGCTGCAATGGCTGGTGTTAAAATTCGCTTAATGGATGAAGAAAACTTTTGGATTGCTTAATTTGGAGGTAAACAACTATGACTATTCAAGAACTATGCGATCGCCTCTCCAAATTTCCACCCGACACACCAGTAGTCGTCAAAGGCTATGAAGGTGGATTTAACGATGTGAATGAGGTCGAAGCCTTAGAAATGCAGCTTAATGTCAATACGATCTGGTTTTATGGCGCTCATGGGACAAACGATCATCAACATGAACCCGTTGAAGGCGTACCAATGACTCCCGTTGTCTATCTGCATGGAGTCAACCACATCGCCGATGAAGATTGGCACAATCGCTAACTAACAGAGGACACAATGAGTAAAATCTTACAAGCAGGACAATCTTACACATTTAGCAAACTCTTTGAGCTAAAGGTAGAAGTTGATGATCTTGTAAATGAATTTGGCTACACTCTTCAACGTTTAGAACTATTACTA
This sequence is a window from Pseudanabaena sp. ABRG5-3. Protein-coding genes within it:
- a CDS encoding CRISPR-associated protein Csc3, whose amino-acid sequence is MSRLLGKPPKTLEERYFSEIRPEFYKIHGNHHQHGVRKGTTLAQHFDSACQFVLTVSRIAEIPDDKRAVLLAATAVHDLNKLDPHERKVKTLARDREFLENEFYRVGVSSLIKNDDDLELARKLIERHSGHNASDGALFLPEDPIIRRIAAILIAADLFDLGIAEKERFRKIENELTVAFGRPSKLFKVSVSQDRGYITALLLSACEEVLAEKGLTTLSIFPDHIIFEGRTFPTGDLTTEIAACWQFKIDSVFGGNIDQLVKATKDGIKISTHAVQHNLDEVLGVVLAHLEKKKAGFKLDKVQTDVKKWGGEKAGEEALTEAANVGLLPVSNAEEFGLSEALKSAYLSYRQVEPELSPSQVWDAIAKHTGLSEVQRLALEPFDAQYARSLFAAKAVTTGIDGAISALRDSLELRKNSLQEQKGSDVSEEIIDAVNRTLNWQATSILKGGEELDAYINANPRQRCSLGSTYGETDNLSAPTMPIGTKVQVFSNRLPGGMSSDPTRQADPMTSLGYQLMNVGAFFPAVKKDPPFYLHLALPQGSCPELLRIWREWIREQAATNTEGGTVNVDELKLYRDNEIEFKSNKVVGFAFPKRPDFVHTSIVLPLTWGDTNASLAILKSLRLALEISLAPDFGFPFVLSSGMQVETLHDGFGRVEGIPSSFGGLLGSGNYTYEEALEIRDRLRCLGKLALAVSSLNKLDDCLYDLARATAQPFSLYYVLLRWILREQDEPNWAFNWDRIRQPLNLLMESLMPDNNALTHYLKEATFLAAEGNLWGSSNDKRTSLVEPFAAMVSAIRGLKSYMPLDVVFAALVQSYHTRLDRIRDFQVGLTKLEQLKNYYAVLRSLYEDVYQARPEKFLADQKTLEAAYLFFLQEARRNKKAKTENENNTTTI
- the cas7d gene encoding type I-D CRISPR-associated protein Cas7/Csc2, with translation MSVDKLSKFFATTYENFPKGRTIGLVVLRTTLSETIFRTEGTGEPICREFVQAGETDPSIIQRLVMTKRKQVAPERRKGREFLRAESLLYPSKDGTFCSLNTNAPCEMCVDCFLYGFAAGGGGAQKSRIWTEDAFSLLPASDLIGDRTINAIYETGTMRDENNKASTALNTSEYIKPSVHFLDVVTLKDVTADEMRYIVGNILLTSRYGAVSSRVGRMENQILGIFGGIAELPSSLELVQSVHDAFTASGKALEHPLETQAIADVTKQVISDWINKRGVSVKLSDAEVSELIADVDRHWSEDERATFLKRLDSSYETFRKVPEEKKAKGKGKAKDTEAGG
- the cas5d gene encoding type I-D CRISPR-associated protein Cas5/Csc1 → MPRNANEQLSLLTKPETPVINFQKARLIELWCAEPIFFSSRELSDCYYTEGVIGNYALAYALGWARSPYRLTGTSTGKPTYREDLTPLAHECYVLPAWSADGNVKFRFERFNALSDSYWYAMTNNRVATSREDLPLWRQGQKISSFRPSNFPQTGRLRLIDRGNYFHTLIFGDRELPEYIRVGKFMSKVRVRILDEYAVSYLPGGEHSCQTLLNTADLPKNLSLLSFDLLSIPPVSLIRNLVFQGAAWRMGDYTIPANSHFLGGSA
- the cas3 gene encoding type I-D CRISPR-associated helicase Cas3' — encoded protein: MSSSITIELEPKSIASCEPPEELKFLGHTLQHQVDVFEKSRDHDIIMDLAPTGTGKTKASLSVLLHNHDRSAIYIAPTNALVEQQTEAAKQFVKDAGLNHFVIAASAKEVRAWSNDRVGSRPGEKIYNLLRNPAIFFPELEEYRPILLVTNPDLFYYATFFCYNRLDRVNLASSFYNQFATVIIDEFHLYNSKQLVSLFFYLSFSKVFKFFDDGRKIVLLTATPEKVCELALIKLESQGVKIAKIGGEEITDKMLPSQTSVNLEIRPQSDRDVLLDEIANEVAERFNKHPDRNGAIILDSLDHINRLKDRLRQKGLNNFSGRITGAIKDKRDRKESAQLPIILATSTVDVGFNFERNIDLDRQNLDWLIFSVRDRAAFWQRIGRVGRVLGKTKTNIPSDAIAYLPEAAWEQGIADLNCNGGRSALWQKLEELPCLEKPFLQFYWQSEAFLEIARPLLEIEEKLENLPEANLIPQLFETMRSVLGGKRTWAERRYRMIVLRASEQIARENSPKAIQEKWRHIKGGSAFIKKFLQTQHPEKYNELEAGSVTIGEWEKEFQEYEDAATELKEFAEFWSKSYAPLFQFREGLFENLRISDPHNLILDFSEETDIDPIHLLRHYEFDSRGSEIEITKRANPPYTISFSWRFHGSRQDFLQTQINKLTVLKNCKIQRTLDCNIRPTPLLKSLEKDLLSGVIICPIASHVAYFKLRKMGIMSYPITVKGNDFEKEYAFLPALSGILTAAMAGVKIRLMDEENFWIA